One window from the genome of Faecalibacterium sp. HTF-F encodes:
- a CDS encoding NifB/NifX family molybdenum-iron cluster-binding protein: MKIAVPYENGQVFQHFGHSALFKIYDTENGKILSSEIVSSNGQGHGALVGFLVQNGVNVVLCGGIGAGAQNALAQAGIQLFGGISGAADSVVADYLAGNLVFDPNAHCDHHSHEEGHTCGSHSCHEDKGGCTGNCH; this comes from the coding sequence ATGAAAATCGCAGTTCCTTACGAAAACGGTCAGGTGTTCCAGCACTTTGGCCACTCCGCACTGTTCAAAATCTACGATACAGAAAACGGCAAAATTCTGAGCAGTGAGATCGTTTCTTCCAATGGTCAAGGCCATGGTGCATTGGTGGGCTTCCTTGTTCAGAACGGTGTAAATGTCGTTCTCTGCGGCGGTATTGGTGCCGGTGCGCAGAACGCTCTTGCACAGGCCGGGATTCAGCTGTTTGGCGGCATTTCTGGCGCAGCTGACAGCGTTGTTGCGGATTACCTTGCAGGAAATCTTGTTTTTGATCCAAATGCCCACTGCGACCATCACAGCCATGAGGAGGGGCACACCTGCGGCTCTCATTCCTGCCATGAGGACAAGGGTGGTTGTACCGGAAATTGTCACTAA
- a CDS encoding GNAT family N-acetyltransferase, protein MLPFRSPPSNKTIHYVLVHPDYQGKGIAGEMLERIKEKYKNYLYIEGTPEDEKNVPIYEKHGFQRMEHGAAIQICNYSDKR, encoded by the coding sequence TTGCTGCCGTTCCGTTCACCACCAAGTAACAAAACAATTCACTATGTGCTGGTACATCCTGATTATCAGGGGAAAGGCATTGCCGGAGAGATGCTGGAACGTATCAAAGAAAAATATAAGAACTACCTATATATCGAGGGGACGCCAGAGGACGAAAAGAATGTCCCGATCTATGAAAAGCACGGCTTTCAGCGGATGGAGCATGGTGCGGCCATCCAAATTTGCAATTATTCTGATAAACGCTAA
- a CDS encoding NAD(P)/FAD-dependent oxidoreductase, producing the protein MPNILILGGGAAGLAAGLAAAQSAPRAQVVVLERSPRPGKKLLATGNGRCNLDNTGIAPERYFTADPAALLPLLDAVNAADPLGWFRALGLYTRTDEAGRIYPYSNQAADVLALLEHHLAQHHVQLRTGCTVRTLSQSRSGYAVQFETAEGSTEILRADAVICAMGGAAGPQFGTDGFGTRFAAQCGGRTEPLYPCLTALQCAKPNKTLAGIRAKAAASLLDGSRVLAAETGEVQFTDYGLSGICIMQLSGLLAPGRSPKAPAVELDLFPALDEAALTALFRSHAAQTAGDSPAGFWLGLLNRKLGCAVWSAAGLRDGNAPAVLTAGQWQKLAHTAKHWRFEGLTPCGWKQAQVTGGGLSLREVDAHFQFQGCPGLYFVGETLDCAGSCGGFNLHWAFGSGIAAGRDAARRVQRQRKK; encoded by the coding sequence ATGCCGAACATCCTCATTCTTGGCGGCGGTGCCGCCGGGCTGGCCGCCGGGCTGGCCGCCGCACAAAGTGCACCCCGCGCGCAGGTGGTCGTGCTGGAACGCAGCCCAAGGCCGGGCAAAAAGCTGCTGGCCACCGGCAACGGCCGCTGCAATCTGGACAACACCGGCATCGCGCCGGAGCGGTATTTCACAGCCGACCCGGCGGCGCTGCTCCCGCTGCTGGACGCTGTGAACGCAGCCGACCCGCTGGGCTGGTTCCGCGCTCTGGGGCTCTATACCCGCACCGACGAAGCGGGGCGCATCTATCCCTATTCCAATCAGGCAGCGGACGTGCTGGCCCTGCTGGAGCACCACCTTGCGCAGCACCATGTGCAGCTGCGCACCGGCTGCACCGTGCGCACCCTGAGCCAGAGCCGCAGCGGCTACGCTGTGCAGTTCGAGACGGCAGAGGGCAGCACCGAGATCCTGCGTGCGGATGCCGTCATCTGCGCCATGGGCGGTGCCGCCGGGCCGCAGTTCGGCACCGACGGCTTCGGCACCCGGTTCGCCGCCCAGTGCGGCGGCAGAACGGAGCCGCTGTACCCCTGCCTGACCGCTCTGCAGTGCGCAAAGCCCAACAAGACTCTGGCCGGCATCCGCGCCAAGGCCGCGGCCTCCCTGTTGGACGGAAGCCGTGTGCTGGCCGCAGAGACCGGCGAGGTGCAGTTCACCGACTATGGCCTTTCCGGCATCTGCATCATGCAGCTGTCCGGCCTGCTGGCACCGGGCCGCAGTCCAAAGGCTCCTGCGGTGGAGCTGGATCTTTTTCCGGCGCTGGACGAAGCAGCGCTGACCGCCCTGTTCCGTTCTCATGCCGCCCAGACGGCAGGGGACAGCCCTGCCGGGTTCTGGCTGGGTCTGCTGAACCGGAAGCTGGGCTGCGCTGTGTGGTCTGCCGCCGGGCTGAGGGACGGCAACGCTCCCGCCGTTCTCACCGCCGGGCAGTGGCAAAAACTGGCCCACACCGCCAAACACTGGCGCTTTGAGGGCCTGACCCCCTGCGGCTGGAAGCAGGCGCAGGTGACTGGCGGCGGGCTCTCGCTGCGGGAAGTGGATGCGCATTTTCAGTTTCAGGGCTGTCCGGGCCTGTATTTTGTGGGCGAAACGCTGGACTGCGCCGGCAGCTGTGGCGGCTTCAATCTGCACTGGGCCTTCGGCAGCGGGATCGCAGCCGGGCGGGACGCCGCCCGCCGTGTTCAGCGGCAGCGGAAAAAATAG
- a CDS encoding stage V sporulation T C-terminal domain-containing protein, with amino-acid sequence MKATGIVRRIDELGRVVIPKEIRRTQRIRRGDPLEIFTTGDGEVIFKKYSPIGEMNAVAAQYTEVLSKSFALTTFVADRDRILTVSGSGRRELADRSISQPLEKLMDGRRLYQCEGVAEKCILPCEGSPRVVLCAAPIIASGDVIGVVGLLTEDRTAVPDAAQLKAVNVAAAFLARQMEE; translated from the coding sequence ATGAAAGCAACAGGTATCGTGCGCCGCATCGACGAGCTGGGACGGGTGGTGATCCCTAAAGAGATCCGACGCACCCAGCGCATCCGCCGCGGCGACCCGCTGGAGATCTTCACGACAGGCGACGGCGAGGTGATCTTTAAAAAGTATTCCCCCATTGGCGAAATGAACGCAGTGGCGGCCCAGTACACCGAGGTGCTGAGCAAAAGCTTTGCGCTTACCACCTTTGTAGCAGACCGGGACCGCATCCTCACGGTGAGCGGGAGCGGCCGGCGGGAGCTGGCCGACCGCAGCATCAGCCAGCCGCTGGAAAAGCTGATGGATGGCCGCAGGCTGTACCAGTGCGAGGGCGTTGCGGAAAAATGCATCCTGCCCTGCGAGGGCTCGCCCCGGGTGGTGCTGTGCGCCGCACCCATCATTGCGTCGGGCGATGTGATCGGCGTGGTGGGGCTGCTGACCGAAGACCGCACCGCTGTGCCGGATGCCGCCCAGCTCAAGGCGGTGAATGTGGCGGCAGCGTTTCTGGCCAGACAGATGGAAGAGTAA
- the hrcA gene encoding heat-inducible transcriptional repressor HrcA, with the protein MTMDARKQRVLQAIVALYGLEGEPVGSSVLANYFDMAVSSATLRNEMAALTKLGLLEQPHTSAGRVPSAKGYRYYLDNLLTDDQPLDRVSRARVDAVFASLDHEPEKLAQGAARALAAISGCTAAISTPCAEDLCIAHYEVVQVGRSAAAVLAVTTAGYVRTRVARVRTGLSRENAAALAALLNRNLTFVAPVDLSPRLLAELCSQIDPELVPVISAAAAILQDSVKPHVFLGGEQYLLDWPQLDGKVGDILTLLNDEEQAAALIAPPTDRSESVLLGEDLEPQIPGLCIVSDRYLVGGGLWGSIALIGPTRMPFQKLMPLLHYFADQLGEGMSGKRKDTPQAAVPRRTVIYKEDLE; encoded by the coding sequence ATGACGATGGATGCACGCAAGCAGCGAGTCTTGCAGGCGATCGTGGCGCTGTATGGTCTCGAAGGCGAGCCCGTTGGCAGCAGCGTGCTGGCAAACTACTTTGACATGGCAGTTTCCAGCGCAACGCTCCGCAATGAAATGGCGGCGCTGACAAAGCTGGGCCTGCTGGAGCAGCCCCACACCAGCGCGGGCCGTGTGCCCAGTGCCAAGGGCTACCGCTACTACCTTGATAATCTGCTGACCGACGATCAGCCGCTGGACCGCGTGAGTCGCGCCCGTGTGGATGCGGTGTTCGCAAGCCTCGACCACGAGCCGGAAAAGCTGGCGCAGGGCGCAGCCCGGGCGCTGGCCGCCATCAGCGGCTGCACCGCCGCCATCAGCACCCCGTGTGCAGAGGATCTGTGCATTGCCCACTATGAAGTCGTTCAGGTGGGCCGCAGCGCAGCCGCTGTGCTGGCCGTGACAACTGCCGGTTACGTCCGCACCCGTGTGGCGCGGGTACGCACCGGCCTCTCCCGCGAGAATGCGGCGGCTCTTGCCGCATTGCTGAACCGAAACCTCACCTTTGTGGCGCCGGTGGATCTTTCGCCCCGGCTGCTGGCAGAGCTGTGCAGCCAGATCGACCCGGAGCTGGTGCCTGTCATCAGCGCGGCGGCGGCTATCCTGCAGGATTCCGTCAAGCCTCACGTATTTCTGGGCGGTGAGCAGTATCTGCTGGACTGGCCTCAGCTGGACGGCAAGGTGGGCGACATCCTTACCCTGCTGAACGACGAAGAGCAGGCCGCTGCCCTGATCGCTCCCCCGACAGACCGCAGCGAGAGCGTGCTGCTGGGCGAGGATCTGGAACCGCAGATCCCGGGCCTGTGCATCGTGAGTGACCGGTATCTGGTGGGCGGAGGCCTGTGGGGCTCCATCGCACTGATCGGCCCCACCCGGATGCCCTTCCAGAAACTGATGCCGCTGCTGCATTACTTTGCAGACCAGCTGGGCGAGGGCATGAGCGGCAAACGAAAAGACACCCCACAGGCTGCCGTACCCCGGCGGACTGTGATCTATAAGGAGGATCTGGAATGA
- a CDS encoding nucleotide exchange factor GrpE, which yields MSEEAKKTAPAQEAEQPETAPEEKAQQAAPEQEPAAEAADPKDDKKKDGGWFNKKARELEAVKAKLDAAEANAAQAKDQLLRMAAEYENYRKRSTREADQKFNDGISFAVNQIIPILDTLEMAANAPTTDENYKKGVTMTLDKAAKALDVLHVEEIEALGKPFDPNFMNAVQQIPAPDGQESGTVITVYQKGYRLGDKIVRHATVVVAE from the coding sequence ATGAGCGAAGAAGCAAAAAAGACGGCTCCGGCTCAGGAAGCGGAGCAGCCCGAAACGGCTCCCGAGGAGAAGGCCCAGCAGGCAGCACCCGAACAGGAGCCTGCTGCTGAAGCTGCCGACCCGAAGGATGACAAGAAGAAGGATGGCGGCTGGTTCAACAAGAAGGCCCGCGAGCTGGAAGCCGTAAAGGCAAAGCTGGACGCGGCCGAAGCCAACGCTGCACAGGCCAAAGACCAGCTGCTGCGCATGGCTGCCGAGTACGAGAACTACCGCAAGCGCTCCACCCGCGAAGCCGACCAGAAGTTCAACGATGGCATTTCCTTTGCGGTGAACCAGATCATTCCCATTCTGGATACGCTGGAGATGGCGGCCAACGCCCCCACCACCGACGAGAACTACAAAAAGGGCGTGACTATGACGCTGGACAAAGCTGCCAAGGCGCTGGACGTCCTCCATGTGGAGGAGATCGAAGCGCTGGGCAAGCCCTTTGACCCCAACTTCATGAACGCGGTGCAGCAGATCCCCGCCCCGGACGGACAGGAGAGCGGCACCGTCATCACGGTCTACCAGAAGGGCTACAGGCTGGGCGATAAGATCGTCCGCCATGCGACCGTTGTGGTGGCCGAGTAA
- the dnaK gene encoding molecular chaperone DnaK, which produces MSKIIGIDLGTTNSCVAVMEGGEPVVIANSEGARTTPSVVGFTKTGDRLVGQVAKRQAITNPENTVASIKRFMGTDHKVTLNGKEYTPQQVSAMILQKLKADAEAYLGESVTEAVITVPAYFNDSQRQATKDAGTIAGLNVKRIINEPTAASLAYGIDKEEDQKIMVYDLGGGTFDVSIIEMGDGVTEVLATNGDTHLGGDDFDERVINWMADAFQTENGIDLRKDKMAAQRLKEAAEKAKIELSSAMSSQINLPFITADATGPKHLDMTLTRAKFNELTADLVDRTMGPVRKALQDAGLRPSDLKKVLMVGGSTRIPAVYDAVKKELNCEPFKGINPDECVAVGAAIQGGVLQGDVKGLLLLDVTPLSLGIETLGGVCTKIIDRNTTIPTHKSQVFSTAADNQPSVEVNVLQGEREFARDNKSLGVFHLDGIAPAPRGVPQIEVTFDIDANGIVKVSAKDLGTGKEQNITITASTNMSKEDIDKAVKEAEQFAADDKKKREEVDIRNGADQMVFQTEKMLKENGDKLPADVKTEAESKLADLKTAVQSGNVDDIKAKQEALSQVFEKMYQAAAAAQQAAGAQPGPDAGANNQQKPNDDGVVDADFKEV; this is translated from the coding sequence ATGAGTAAGATCATTGGTATCGACCTTGGTACTACCAACAGCTGCGTGGCTGTCATGGAGGGCGGCGAGCCCGTTGTTATCGCAAACTCTGAGGGTGCACGCACCACCCCGTCTGTGGTCGGCTTTACCAAGACCGGCGATCGTCTGGTGGGTCAGGTCGCAAAGCGTCAGGCCATCACCAACCCCGAGAACACCGTCGCTTCCATCAAGCGTTTCATGGGCACCGATCACAAGGTGACCCTGAACGGCAAGGAGTACACTCCCCAGCAGGTCAGCGCTATGATCCTGCAGAAGCTGAAGGCTGACGCCGAGGCTTATCTGGGCGAGTCCGTCACCGAGGCCGTCATTACCGTTCCTGCCTACTTCAACGACAGCCAGCGTCAGGCCACCAAGGACGCAGGCACCATTGCGGGCCTGAACGTCAAGCGTATCATCAACGAGCCCACTGCCGCTTCTCTGGCATACGGCATCGATAAGGAAGAGGACCAGAAGATCATGGTCTACGACCTGGGCGGCGGCACCTTCGATGTGTCCATCATCGAGATGGGCGACGGCGTTACCGAGGTTCTGGCCACCAACGGTGATACCCATCTGGGCGGCGATGACTTCGATGAGCGCGTCATCAACTGGATGGCAGACGCATTCCAGACCGAGAACGGTATCGACCTGCGCAAGGACAAGATGGCCGCTCAGCGCCTGAAGGAAGCTGCCGAGAAGGCAAAGATCGAGCTGTCCAGCGCAATGAGCAGCCAGATCAACCTGCCCTTCATCACTGCCGACGCTACCGGCCCGAAGCACTTGGATATGACCCTGACCCGCGCAAAGTTCAATGAGCTGACCGCTGATCTGGTGGATCGCACCATGGGCCCCGTCCGCAAGGCTCTGCAGGATGCAGGCCTGCGTCCCTCTGACCTGAAGAAGGTCCTGATGGTCGGTGGTTCCACCCGTATCCCCGCTGTCTACGATGCAGTCAAGAAGGAACTGAACTGCGAGCCCTTCAAGGGCATCAACCCCGATGAGTGCGTGGCTGTGGGTGCTGCCATTCAGGGCGGCGTGCTGCAGGGCGACGTCAAGGGCCTGCTGCTGCTGGATGTCACCCCGCTGAGCCTGGGCATTGAGACTCTGGGCGGCGTGTGCACCAAGATCATCGACCGCAACACCACCATCCCCACCCACAAGAGTCAGGTGTTCTCCACCGCTGCCGACAACCAGCCCTCTGTTGAGGTCAACGTGCTGCAGGGCGAGCGTGAGTTCGCACGCGACAACAAGAGCTTGGGTGTCTTCCATCTGGACGGCATTGCTCCGGCTCCCCGTGGTGTGCCTCAGATCGAAGTTACCTTCGATATCGATGCAAACGGCATCGTGAAGGTCAGCGCAAAGGATCTGGGTACCGGCAAGGAGCAGAACATCACCATCACCGCTTCCACCAACATGTCCAAGGAGGACATCGACAAGGCTGTGAAGGAAGCTGAGCAGTTTGCTGCCGACGATAAGAAGAAGCGTGAAGAGGTCGATATCCGCAACGGTGCCGACCAGATGGTGTTCCAGACCGAGAAGATGCTGAAGGAGAACGGCGACAAGCTGCCCGCCGACGTCAAGACCGAGGCCGAGAGCAAGCTGGCCGACCTGAAGACCGCTGTTCAGTCCGGCAACGTGGACGACATCAAGGCAAAGCAGGAAGCCCTGAGCCAGGTGTTCGAGAAGATGTATCAGGCAGCCGCTGCCGCACAGCAGGCCGCCGGTGCACAGCCCGGCCCCGATGCAGGTGCAAACAACCAGCAGAAGCCCAATGATGACGGCGTTGTGGATGCCGACTTCAAGGAAGTCTGA
- the dnaJ gene encoding molecular chaperone DnaJ has translation MAQEKRDYYEVLGVSKTATDAEIKKAYRKLAMKYHPDYNPGDKDAEEKFKEVNEANEVLSDPKKRQLYDQYGFAGVDPTYAAQNGGGPGAGGFGGFGGDGVDLGDIFGDIFGGGFGGFGGSSRQANPNAPRKGQDIRVRITLSFDEAVHGCKKNITFTRQQECTECHGSGCAAGSSPETCPDCGGRGFVIRQQRTPFGVMQTQQPCSRCGGKGKLVKNPCKVCHGAGKVAAKKTLEVSIPMGIDDDQSFALRGMGDAGANGGPAGDVIVMVTVRPSEVFQRDGYDVWVTVPITFSQAVLGDTVQVPSIDGKVEYTVPEGTQSGTTFRLRGKGIQYLNGRGRGDMYVKCEVEIPKKLNKTQREALKKFEGTLKEENYEKRKGFFKKLKDMFNS, from the coding sequence ATGGCACAGGAAAAGCGTGATTACTACGAAGTGCTGGGGGTATCCAAGACTGCGACCGATGCCGAGATCAAAAAGGCATACCGCAAGCTTGCAATGAAGTACCACCCGGACTATAACCCCGGCGATAAGGATGCCGAGGAAAAGTTCAAGGAAGTCAACGAAGCAAACGAGGTGCTTTCGGACCCGAAAAAGCGCCAGCTGTACGACCAGTACGGCTTTGCGGGCGTTGATCCTACCTATGCGGCGCAGAACGGCGGCGGCCCCGGTGCGGGCGGTTTCGGCGGCTTTGGCGGCGACGGTGTGGATCTGGGCGACATCTTTGGCGATATCTTTGGCGGCGGTTTCGGCGGCTTTGGCGGCTCGTCCCGTCAGGCGAACCCCAATGCCCCCCGCAAGGGTCAGGACATCCGGGTACGCATCACCCTGAGCTTTGACGAGGCGGTGCATGGCTGCAAGAAGAACATCACCTTCACCCGCCAGCAGGAGTGCACCGAGTGCCACGGCAGCGGCTGTGCTGCCGGTTCCAGCCCCGAGACCTGCCCGGACTGCGGCGGCCGCGGCTTCGTCATCCGCCAGCAGCGCACCCCCTTTGGTGTGATGCAGACCCAGCAGCCCTGCTCCCGCTGCGGCGGCAAGGGCAAGCTGGTCAAGAACCCCTGCAAGGTCTGCCACGGCGCGGGCAAGGTCGCTGCCAAAAAGACGCTGGAGGTGTCCATCCCCATGGGCATCGACGACGATCAGAGCTTTGCACTGCGCGGCATGGGCGATGCTGGTGCCAACGGCGGCCCTGCCGGTGATGTGATCGTCATGGTCACGGTGCGCCCCAGCGAGGTGTTCCAGCGCGACGGCTATGATGTGTGGGTCACCGTGCCCATCACCTTCAGTCAGGCCGTGCTGGGCGACACCGTGCAGGTGCCTTCTATTGACGGCAAGGTGGAGTACACCGTGCCCGAGGGCACCCAGAGCGGCACCACCTTCCGCCTGCGCGGCAAGGGCATCCAGTATCTGAACGGCCGCGGCCGGGGTGATATGTACGTCAAATGCGAGGTGGAGATCCCCAAGAAGCTGAACAAGACCCAGCGGGAGGCCCTGAAGAAATTTGAGGGCACCCTGAAAGAGGAAAACTACGAAAAGCGCAAGGGCTTCTTCAAAAAGCTGAAGGACATGTTCAACAGCTGA
- a CDS encoding type II toxin-antitoxin system prevent-host-death family antitoxin, whose protein sequence is MPNIKPISDLRNYNEVLRDVEEGSPVFLTKNGRGKYAIVELRDYEKAQATIRLMSEIAKGRRSGEEEGWLSVEEVEKSLGITNE, encoded by the coding sequence ATGCCCAATATCAAACCGATCTCTGACCTGAGAAACTACAATGAGGTGCTGCGCGATGTAGAAGAAGGCTCGCCGGTGTTCCTCACCAAAAATGGCCGCGGAAAATACGCCATTGTGGAGCTGCGTGATTACGAAAAGGCGCAGGCGACCATCCGCCTGATGAGCGAGATCGCCAAGGGCCGCCGCTCCGGCGAAGAGGAGGGCTGGCTGAGCGTGGAGGAAGTGGAGAAATCACTTGGAATCACAAATGAATAA
- a CDS encoding type II toxin-antitoxin system RelE/ParE family toxin, which produces MESQMNKLQLSRAAQKDLLEIKSYIAVDLENPKAAMEVIKRITKKIRLLNDNPLMGAALASISGANSDERFLVCGSYMVFYRITRENIFIDRVLYGRRDYLRVLFDKTELPEQEGS; this is translated from the coding sequence TTGGAATCACAAATGAATAAGCTACAATTATCAAGAGCGGCCCAAAAAGATCTTTTGGAAATAAAATCGTATATTGCTGTTGATTTGGAGAATCCCAAGGCAGCAATGGAGGTGATAAAACGCATCACAAAAAAGATCCGGCTTCTAAACGATAATCCGTTGATGGGAGCAGCTTTAGCATCGATCTCTGGAGCCAATAGTGATGAGAGATTTCTTGTTTGCGGAAGCTATATGGTGTTTTACCGTATTACGCGTGAGAATATTTTTATCGACCGTGTTCTCTATGGCCGCAGGGATTACCTGCGGGTACTGTTTGACAAAACAGAACTGCCGGAGCAGGAAGGATCATAA
- a CDS encoding DHHW family protein, which translates to MDKHSKRSSSLLHYPVLVVFSLFFIGLFALDLITPDRAYSEMENTTLSQRPALTQLSAKGLNSYFTAYTKYVKDQVFGRDNWISLQSVVETTLLQKEQSGGILLGKEHMMFPRTFGLLDSENRTLPKNTAAVEALCQRYPGKVNVLLAPAASVIYPEKVPANAPLLDEDAYLDQLSAAVQAAGGRFVDVRQTLAEHKDEYIYYRTDHHWTSLGAYYAYQQLCGALGLTPFDPAAHTALTAENFYGTHYSKARTWNAVPDTITYYDLPNTLTIWNVTAAGQPTDGQTTGLYDTDKLNVYDKYAMFLHGNNGLSRIEGSGTGRILVIKDSYANCFAPYLTANYAEIDVVDFRNYNYGLDQLIADNGYDQILVLYSFDSFKSDPYLYRAGVAG; encoded by the coding sequence ATGGACAAGCATTCCAAACGATCTTCTTCGCTCCTGCACTACCCGGTGCTGGTGGTGTTCAGCCTGTTCTTTATTGGTCTGTTCGCACTGGACCTTATTACACCGGACCGTGCCTACAGCGAAATGGAGAACACCACCCTCAGCCAGCGCCCGGCGCTGACCCAGCTTTCTGCCAAGGGGCTGAACAGCTATTTTACCGCCTACACCAAATACGTGAAGGATCAGGTGTTCGGCCGCGATAACTGGATCAGCTTGCAGAGCGTGGTGGAGACCACCCTGCTGCAAAAGGAGCAGAGCGGCGGCATCCTGCTGGGCAAAGAGCACATGATGTTCCCCCGCACCTTCGGCCTGCTGGACAGCGAGAACCGCACCCTGCCCAAAAACACCGCCGCCGTGGAAGCGCTGTGTCAGCGGTACCCGGGTAAGGTGAATGTTCTGCTGGCACCGGCGGCATCGGTGATCTATCCGGAGAAAGTGCCAGCAAATGCGCCGCTTCTGGACGAGGATGCCTACCTTGACCAGCTCTCTGCCGCCGTGCAGGCGGCAGGCGGCCGCTTTGTGGACGTGCGGCAGACCCTTGCCGAGCACAAGGACGAATATATCTACTACCGCACCGACCACCATTGGACGAGCCTTGGCGCATACTACGCCTACCAGCAGCTCTGCGGTGCGCTGGGCCTGACCCCCTTCGACCCCGCCGCGCACACCGCTCTGACGGCCGAAAACTTCTACGGCACCCACTACTCCAAGGCCCGCACATGGAATGCAGTGCCGGATACCATCACCTACTACGACCTGCCGAACACCCTGACCATCTGGAATGTGACGGCGGCAGGCCAGCCGACGGACGGCCAGACCACCGGTCTGTACGACACCGACAAGCTGAATGTGTACGACAAATACGCCATGTTCCTGCACGGCAACAACGGCCTGAGCCGCATCGAGGGCAGCGGCACCGGACGCATTCTGGTCATCAAGGACAGCTACGCCAACTGCTTTGCGCCCTACCTGACCGCAAACTATGCCGAGATCGACGTGGTGGACTTCCGCAACTACAACTACGGGCTGGATCAGCTGATCGCCGACAACGGCTACGACCAGATTTTGGTGCTGTACAGCTTTGACAGCTTCAAGAGCGACCCGTACCTCTACCGTGCCGGAGTAGCGGGGTAA
- a CDS encoding MBOAT family O-acyltransferase, translated as MVFSTIIFLFRFLPITLALYYLAPPKLKNTVLFLCSLVFYCWGEVRFFPVMVALILINYISGLAIEHFDQRPALRRAFLLAALIGSLGMLFYFKYANFVLRSVNALLGTGFAEIQGIGTLPLGISFYTFQTLSYSIDVYRRDVKAERNIIDFGAYVVMFPQLIAGPIVKYRDVSSQLHVYRHRYSLQQIEEGMTLFTFGLAKKVLLADAIGALWTDIIGVADSPSTTFVGLANASTPLVWLGIIAYSLQLYFDFSGYSMMGIGMGKMLGFDFPANFNYPYISASITEFWRRWHMTLSGWFREYVYIPLGGNRKGLKRQIFNLFVVELLTGIWHGANWNFICWGLYYFVLLAAEKLFLLPHLQKGKVWPHIYTLFLVVVGWAMFVGNDTGVSFGLLFQKLFIPSGGVSPLYFLRNYGVLLAVSVVCCTPLIEKLWDVLRRNVVTRCAAILTLLVISTAYVVGSTNSPFLYFNF; from the coding sequence TTGGTTTTCAGCACCATAATCTTCCTGTTCCGCTTTCTGCCCATCACGCTGGCGCTGTACTACCTTGCACCCCCGAAGCTCAAGAATACCGTGCTGTTTTTGTGCAGTCTGGTGTTCTACTGCTGGGGCGAGGTACGCTTCTTCCCGGTGATGGTGGCCCTGATCCTGATCAACTATATCAGCGGCCTTGCCATCGAGCATTTTGACCAGCGCCCGGCCCTTCGCAGAGCGTTCCTGCTTGCCGCCCTGATCGGCAGCCTTGGGATGCTGTTCTATTTCAAATACGCAAACTTCGTTCTGCGCAGCGTCAATGCCCTGCTGGGCACCGGCTTTGCCGAGATCCAGGGCATCGGCACCCTGCCGCTGGGCATCAGCTTCTACACCTTCCAGACTCTGTCCTACTCCATCGACGTCTACCGCCGGGATGTGAAGGCGGAGCGCAATATCATCGACTTCGGTGCCTATGTGGTCATGTTTCCGCAGCTCATCGCGGGCCCCATCGTCAAGTACCGCGATGTTTCCAGCCAGCTGCACGTATACCGGCACCGCTACAGCCTGCAGCAGATCGAAGAGGGCATGACCCTGTTCACCTTCGGCCTTGCCAAAAAGGTGCTGCTGGCGGACGCCATCGGTGCTTTGTGGACCGACATCATCGGGGTGGCAGACAGCCCCTCCACCACCTTTGTGGGCCTTGCCAACGCCTCCACCCCGCTGGTGTGGCTGGGCATCATCGCCTACAGCCTGCAGCTCTATTTTGACTTTTCCGGCTACTCCATGATGGGCATCGGCATGGGCAAGATGCTGGGCTTCGATTTCCCCGCGAACTTCAATTACCCGTATATCTCCGCATCCATCACCGAGTTCTGGCGGCGCTGGCACATGACCCTGTCCGGCTGGTTCCGGGAGTATGTATATATCCCGCTGGGCGGCAACCGCAAGGGCCTGAAGCGCCAGATCTTCAACCTGTTCGTGGTGGAGCTGCTCACCGGCATCTGGCACGGCGCGAACTGGAACTTCATCTGCTGGGGCCTGTACTACTTTGTACTGCTGGCGGCAGAAAAGCTGTTTTTGCTGCCCCACCTGCAAAAGGGTAAAGTCTGGCCCCACATCTACACCCTGTTCCTCGTGGTGGTGGGCTGGGCCATGTTCGTGGGCAACGACACGGGCGTAAGCTTCGGCCTGCTGTTCCAGAAGCTGTTCATCCCCTCCGGCGGCGTATCTCCGCTGTATTTCCTGCGCAACTACGGTGTGCTGCTGGCGGTGAGCGTGGTGTGCTGCACCCCGCTCATTGAAAAGCTCTGGGATGTGCTGCGCAGGAACGTGGTCACCCGCTGTGCCGCCATCCTAACCTTGCTGGTGATCTCCACCGCCTACGTGGTGGGCAGCACCAACAGCCCGTTCCTCTACTTTAACTTTTAA